In Gallaecimonas pentaromativorans, a single window of DNA contains:
- a CDS encoding 2-hydroxyacid dehydrogenase yields the protein MKVAVFSAKPYDQASLGAVQCPLTWHYLEPKLDVETAKLAHGHQVVVAFVNDDLSAPVLAELKKAGVKMVALRCAGFNNLDLDAANALGIRVARVPAYSPEAVAEHAIALIMMLNRRLHRAYNRVRENNFSLDGLLGFNLHGKTAAVIGTGAIGLATARILAGFGCTLTGFDVKPNPAFSALGGQYLGFDQCIEGADIISLHCPLTPDTYHLINAQRLGAMKRGVMLINTSRGALLDTQAAIDALKSGQLGYLGLDVYEQEGDLFFEDLSNRIIPDDVFQRLLTFPNVVITGHQGYFTQEALSAIACTTVQNIEAFAKGGRSGNELTKA from the coding sequence ATGAAAGTCGCGGTATTTTCGGCCAAGCCCTACGACCAAGCCTCCCTGGGCGCAGTGCAGTGCCCGCTCACCTGGCATTATCTCGAGCCCAAACTTGATGTGGAGACCGCCAAGCTCGCCCATGGCCACCAGGTGGTGGTGGCGTTCGTTAACGACGATTTGTCCGCCCCGGTGCTGGCCGAGCTAAAGAAGGCTGGGGTAAAAATGGTGGCGCTTCGCTGCGCCGGTTTTAACAACCTCGACCTCGACGCCGCCAACGCCCTTGGCATAAGGGTGGCAAGAGTGCCGGCCTACAGCCCCGAAGCGGTGGCCGAGCACGCTATCGCCCTTATCATGATGCTCAACCGGCGCCTGCACCGGGCGTACAACAGGGTTAGGGAAAACAACTTCAGCCTTGACGGTCTCTTAGGCTTTAACCTGCACGGCAAAACCGCTGCCGTTATCGGTACCGGCGCCATTGGCCTTGCCACCGCCCGCATCCTGGCAGGCTTTGGCTGCACCCTCACCGGCTTTGATGTCAAACCCAACCCAGCCTTTAGCGCCCTTGGCGGCCAGTATCTGGGCTTTGACCAATGCATCGAAGGCGCAGACATCATCAGCCTGCATTGCCCCCTGACCCCAGACACCTACCACCTCATCAACGCCCAGCGCCTGGGCGCCATGAAACGTGGCGTTATGTTGATTAACACCAGCCGCGGTGCTCTACTAGACACCCAGGCGGCCATAGACGCACTCAAATCGGGGCAGTTGGGTTACCTGGGCCTGGATGTGTACGAACAAGAGGGAGACCTGTTTTTTGAGGATCTGTCCAACCGTATCATCCCGGACGATGTATTCCAGCGGCTGCTGACCTTTCCCAATGTGGTGATCACAGGGCACCAAGGGTATTTCACCCAAGAAGCCCTGAGCGCCATTGCCTGCACCACGGTGCAGAACATTGAAGCCTTCGCCAAGGGTGGTCGCAGCGGCAACGAATTGACCAAGGCTTAA
- a CDS encoding CidB/LrgB family autolysis modulator: protein MTAREAAVVTESLLYLVLTLAIYALVRKAQARFKTPLLNPVLIGIAVLVPLLVALKVPYQSYMQGGRFINFFLEPAVVALAYPLYQQLDLIRAQWKALLSTCLLGVLVAMTSGLVIAWLLGADRPVLLSMAAKSVTTPIAMGVSERIGGIASLTAVLVLFAGVTGAILGPWLLTLCKVKSPQARGLAMGCAAHAIGTARIVEESAEAAAFSSLALSLCGIITAFVAPLVVPLLTEWML, encoded by the coding sequence ATGACCGCCAGGGAGGCCGCCGTGGTGACTGAGTCCTTGCTGTATCTCGTCCTGACCTTGGCCATTTATGCCTTGGTGAGAAAGGCTCAGGCCCGCTTTAAAACGCCGCTGTTAAACCCGGTGCTGATTGGCATTGCGGTATTGGTGCCGCTGCTGGTGGCCCTTAAGGTGCCCTACCAGAGCTACATGCAGGGCGGGCGCTTTATCAACTTCTTTTTAGAGCCGGCGGTGGTGGCCCTCGCCTACCCCTTGTACCAGCAGCTTGATCTTATCCGCGCCCAGTGGAAGGCGCTGCTCAGCACCTGCCTGCTGGGGGTGCTGGTGGCTATGACCTCGGGGCTGGTCATTGCTTGGCTGCTGGGGGCCGACAGACCGGTGCTGCTGTCCATGGCAGCAAAATCGGTGACCACCCCTATCGCCATGGGGGTGAGCGAGCGCATCGGCGGCATTGCCTCCCTGACCGCCGTGTTGGTGCTTTTTGCCGGGGTGACCGGCGCCATCCTCGGCCCTTGGCTGTTGACCCTTTGCAAGGTGAAAAGCCCCCAGGCCCGCGGCCTTGCCATGGGCTGCGCCGCTCACGCCATCGGTACCGCCCGTATTGTTGAAGAAAGCGCCGAAGCAGCGGCCTTTTCCAGCCTGGCCCTGAGCCTGTGCGGCATTATCACCGCCTTTGTGGCACCCTTAGTGGTACCCCTGCTAACGGAATGGATGCTATGA